The Fimbriimonas ginsengisoli Gsoil 348 genome window below encodes:
- a CDS encoding WD40/YVTN/BNR-like repeat-containing protein: MRVVRIIAAVACLAGGGAMAQSPGGLGGLKWRNIGPFRAGRVSAVAGIPGNPAVFYMGLPNGGVWKTTSAGQTWFPVFDTVEATSAIGAIQVAPSNPSIVYAGTGEISGGSEGAGVYRSDDAGATWKLLGLEGTKVIPTILVDPKDPDTVLLAATGSGRKPGDERGVYRTTDGGKSWTKTLFVDNQIGIQHLARAYDKPSVVFALSQRWYRDPASFRPGAKVPSGTAIYRSADEGQTWKKLTPTGLPEINGRCTIAVAQGTDSQRVYLIGTFGLYRSDDGGNSWRRMAADDARIANGQGNYTSGVYVDPKNPDIVYTLATCDYRSVDGGNTFEAFKGAPGGDDPQQLWIDPTDGTHQLLGGDQGAMVTLDGGATWGSWYNQPTGQFYHIGVDNQWPYWVYGTQQDSGAIGTSSRGNLGQILPTDWTPHPGSEFGPMVIDPLDPNISYCFGTGGLLRVMFPSGQWTPINPPVAPGEELRGPNAIVFSAGDPHELLAGAQYLLSSKDRGATWHPLSPDLTLHGTPKPKDPKPTFSIGTISASRLDPRIIWVGTGSGLIQLTRDHGKSWQEVTPPKMAGSERSSVSWIEAAGTNKSAAYAVITWRTGSERKPRVYRTNDFGHTWTEIMSGLPVDPEQSGPFVLRSDTKRSGLLFITAGSDVFYSVNDGDRWEPLTLNLPNTPPSDMLLHGDDLILATFGRGIWILDDFSPLREISPATSAEPVHLFKPATAIRVRRNPGQDTPFPPEVPHAANPPVGASIDYSLAAKPNGLVALEILDSAGHVVRHMSSAPIPPYTDPKPAVPDFWFEPRNPMPTDLGLNRVNWNLRYDSPPAFFHDPSYTTGADEHHTPFANEGPLAVPGTYTARLTVDGKTYTQPITVVNDPRSPGTQRGMEALHEIQMRLYAGIQEAWDGYQQVTALRAAVAKVVAGNPGDEVSKAAKAFDDKLAAIGGSTVRHGILFIPESTTDFVGMDQHLISALNDLDFGDVGPTESVERNSAAAWLSLKELTDKWRGLNQKELSEFNSLLAKHNLSPIPPAPPLIDPPSPSKRYLPPVPAKKGH, translated from the coding sequence ATGAGAGTCGTTAGGATAATTGCCGCAGTAGCTTGCTTAGCCGGTGGGGGCGCGATGGCCCAATCGCCGGGAGGGCTCGGGGGCCTGAAGTGGCGGAACATCGGTCCGTTCCGCGCCGGGCGCGTTTCGGCGGTAGCCGGGATTCCGGGAAATCCAGCCGTGTTCTACATGGGGCTTCCGAATGGAGGAGTCTGGAAGACCACGAGCGCCGGGCAGACTTGGTTCCCTGTCTTCGACACCGTCGAGGCAACGTCGGCAATCGGAGCAATTCAAGTGGCGCCGTCAAATCCTTCCATCGTCTACGCCGGTACCGGCGAGATCAGCGGGGGGAGCGAGGGAGCCGGAGTTTACCGCTCCGATGACGCCGGCGCGACTTGGAAGCTGCTCGGCTTGGAAGGCACCAAGGTGATCCCGACCATCCTTGTCGATCCAAAAGATCCGGACACGGTTCTTCTCGCCGCGACCGGGAGCGGTCGAAAGCCCGGAGATGAGCGCGGCGTGTACCGCACCACCGACGGCGGCAAGAGCTGGACGAAGACGCTTTTCGTCGACAACCAGATCGGCATTCAGCACCTCGCAAGGGCGTACGACAAGCCCAGCGTCGTTTTCGCGCTGAGCCAGCGCTGGTATCGCGATCCCGCGAGCTTTCGCCCCGGAGCCAAGGTTCCGTCCGGAACGGCGATCTACCGTTCCGCCGATGAGGGACAAACCTGGAAAAAGCTCACCCCGACCGGACTCCCGGAAATCAACGGCCGGTGCACTATCGCCGTCGCCCAGGGAACCGATTCGCAACGCGTTTACTTGATCGGAACCTTTGGCCTTTACCGATCGGACGACGGCGGAAACTCTTGGCGACGGATGGCCGCCGATGACGCCCGCATTGCGAACGGGCAGGGGAACTACACCTCGGGCGTCTATGTGGACCCGAAGAATCCGGACATCGTGTACACCCTCGCCACCTGCGATTACCGCTCGGTGGACGGCGGGAATACCTTCGAAGCGTTCAAGGGAGCGCCCGGAGGGGACGATCCTCAACAGCTTTGGATCGACCCGACCGACGGGACCCATCAACTGTTGGGCGGAGACCAAGGGGCGATGGTCACTCTGGATGGCGGGGCGACTTGGGGTTCTTGGTACAACCAGCCGACGGGGCAGTTTTATCACATTGGGGTCGATAACCAGTGGCCGTATTGGGTTTACGGCACCCAACAAGATAGCGGCGCCATCGGCACCAGCAGCCGAGGCAATCTCGGCCAAATCTTGCCGACCGATTGGACCCCGCATCCGGGTTCGGAGTTCGGCCCGATGGTCATCGACCCACTCGATCCGAATATCTCGTATTGCTTCGGAACCGGCGGCCTTCTTCGCGTTATGTTTCCGAGTGGACAGTGGACGCCGATCAATCCCCCGGTCGCGCCCGGCGAAGAGCTTCGCGGGCCGAACGCCATCGTCTTCTCGGCCGGCGACCCGCACGAGCTGCTGGCGGGCGCCCAGTATCTCCTCTCCTCAAAGGACCGAGGCGCGACTTGGCATCCCCTGAGCCCTGATCTGACTCTGCATGGAACGCCAAAACCGAAAGATCCGAAACCGACCTTTTCCATCGGAACAATATCGGCGTCTCGGCTAGACCCGCGGATCATTTGGGTGGGGACCGGGAGCGGACTCATTCAACTCACTCGAGACCACGGCAAGAGCTGGCAAGAGGTAACTCCCCCGAAGATGGCGGGAAGCGAACGGTCGTCCGTCTCTTGGATCGAGGCGGCCGGAACGAACAAGTCGGCGGCATACGCGGTAATCACCTGGCGTACGGGCAGTGAACGAAAGCCGCGGGTCTACCGCACGAACGATTTCGGCCACACGTGGACCGAGATTATGTCGGGCCTCCCCGTGGACCCCGAGCAATCCGGGCCTTTCGTGCTGAGAAGCGATACTAAGCGGTCCGGGCTGCTCTTTATTACCGCCGGCTCCGACGTGTTTTATTCGGTCAATGATGGAGATCGATGGGAACCGCTCACCCTTAATCTGCCCAACACGCCTCCCAGCGACATGCTCTTGCACGGCGACGACCTGATCTTGGCCACGTTCGGGCGCGGCATCTGGATTCTGGACGACTTCTCTCCGCTCCGAGAGATATCTCCCGCGACATCGGCGGAGCCGGTCCATCTATTCAAGCCGGCGACCGCGATCCGCGTGCGCCGAAACCCCGGCCAAGACACGCCGTTCCCACCGGAAGTGCCGCATGCGGCGAACCCTCCGGTAGGTGCGTCGATCGACTATTCGCTGGCGGCGAAGCCGAATGGGCTCGTGGCCTTGGAGATTTTGGATAGCGCCGGGCACGTGGTGCGGCACATGTCGAGCGCGCCGATCCCTCCCTACACCGATCCGAAGCCCGCGGTGCCGGATTTCTGGTTCGAACCGCGGAACCCGATGCCGACCGACCTCGGCTTGAACCGAGTCAACTGGAACCTGAGGTACGACAGCCCGCCCGCCTTCTTTCACGATCCGAGCTACACCACCGGGGCGGACGAGCACCACACGCCGTTCGCCAACGAAGGTCCGCTTGCGGTCCCGGGAACCTACACGGCCCGCCTAACCGTGGACGGCAAGACCTACACTCAGCCGATCACCGTAGTGAACGATCCCCGCTCACCCGGCACGCAGCGCGGGATGGAAGCTCTCCATGAGATCCAGATGCGCCTTTACGCCGGAATTCAGGAGGCGTGGGACGGTTACCAGCAGGTCACGGCGCTCCGCGCCGCCGTTGCAAAGGTCGTTGCCGGAAACCCTGGCGACGAGGTGAGTAAAGCGGCGAAGGCGTTCGACGACAAGCTGGCGGCGATCGGCGGCTCAACCGTTCGGCACGGGATCTTGTTTATTCCGGAATCGACCACCGACTTCGTCGGCATGGACCAGCACCTGATCTCGGCGCTCAACGACCTGGATTTCGGGGACGTCGGGCCTACGGAATCGGTGGAACGCAACTCTGCCGCGGCCTGGCTCAGCCTGAAGGAGCTTACGGATAAGTGGCGTGGGCTCAATCAAAAAGAGCTTTCGGAGTTCAACTCCTTGCTGGCTAAGCACAACCTATCGCCGATCCCGCCCGCTCCCCCGCTCATCGATCCGCCCTCCCCGTCCAAGCGCTACCTGCCGCCGGTGCCGGCGAAGAAGGGCCATTGA
- a CDS encoding Crp/Fnr family transcriptional regulator — protein MLPTEALRKVSIFEDLEESLLRLLTVRSREKTFAAGERLMVQGEAGTSLCVLLEGRVSVEQRAPSGQLVQLAERGAGECFGEMSLIDSGGRSADVIALEDCRVLIVNQDTFEQLVLGHPRSALAMMRTLVRRLRDQSQKMAEAASQSSADEG, from the coding sequence ATGCTTCCTACCGAAGCGCTAAGGAAAGTATCGATATTCGAGGACCTGGAGGAGAGCCTACTGCGGCTTCTCACCGTCCGTTCGCGTGAGAAAACCTTTGCGGCCGGGGAGCGGCTGATGGTGCAAGGCGAGGCGGGGACGTCGCTCTGCGTCTTGCTGGAAGGGAGGGTAAGCGTCGAGCAGCGGGCGCCGTCCGGTCAGCTGGTTCAGTTGGCCGAGCGGGGGGCCGGGGAATGCTTCGGTGAAATGAGTCTCATCGACAGCGGGGGCCGTTCCGCGGACGTGATTGCGCTTGAGGATTGCAGGGTGCTCATCGTGAACCAAGACACGTTCGAGCAACTCGTTCTCGGCCACCCACGGTCAGCCCTCGCCATGATGCGAACCCTCGTCCGCCGTCTCCGGGACCAGTCGCAAAAGATGGCGGAAGCCGCGAGCCAAAGCTCCGCCGACGAGGGATAA
- a CDS encoding tyrosinase family protein has product MTRRHFLRTTAAAAGALALPFSFAAGSSAPKYRRYNVTSEGGKKALASYAKGVEAMLRLPADHPQNWFRNAFIHLMDCPHGNWWFYVWHRGYVGYFEETIRNLSGDASFAMPYWDWTALPQIPDAMFDGVLTPESAAFIPYTRNLAVFTSFAKQPLLEYWNGLTHAQRAQLKARGYTDFTLLWNDVTGYSPQQDGGISGNIAYANPCGSRYLTRDNPKLDPKTAYDVSPFVIYTGLAPTNFYNKVNDLSFTSAKTPSHNSMASGANAFSVLEGLPHNKVHNCIGGVGPLDPGPYGNMTNFLSPVDPVFFLHHANMDRLWDVWTRKQKALHLPYLPTGQDLQTLSSEPFLFYVNGRGEYVGNSQAGEYLSTERFDYDYEPGFGELIVGPANGGPTKVAMTPIRGSVHQGTVSIGVPTEAIRSHLAAGPTSSLIAEVTLARPREGSLTREFDVIVGAPADVITVEADSPYYAGTVAFFGQMMSMPGMAGDATFSVPLPKTPEAFHTLGANATTAVNIRLVPAHGHGGKLPVLKSALVRGG; this is encoded by the coding sequence GTGACGCGCCGCCACTTTCTCAGGACGACGGCGGCCGCCGCGGGGGCGCTAGCCCTCCCCTTTAGCTTCGCTGCCGGATCTTCCGCGCCTAAATACCGACGGTACAACGTCACCAGTGAGGGTGGCAAAAAAGCGCTCGCCAGCTACGCCAAGGGCGTAGAAGCGATGCTGAGGCTCCCGGCGGACCACCCCCAAAACTGGTTTCGCAACGCCTTTATCCATCTCATGGATTGCCCCCACGGAAACTGGTGGTTTTATGTGTGGCACCGCGGTTACGTAGGCTATTTCGAGGAGACGATCCGCAACCTGAGCGGCGATGCCTCGTTTGCTATGCCTTACTGGGACTGGACAGCCCTGCCGCAAATCCCGGACGCCATGTTCGATGGCGTGCTAACCCCCGAGAGCGCGGCGTTCATTCCGTATACGCGTAATCTGGCCGTCTTCACCTCGTTCGCCAAGCAGCCGCTCTTGGAGTACTGGAACGGCCTTACCCATGCGCAACGGGCGCAGCTAAAGGCTCGCGGGTACACCGATTTCACATTGCTTTGGAACGATGTCACGGGCTACAGCCCGCAACAGGATGGGGGAATCTCCGGCAATATCGCCTATGCCAACCCCTGCGGTTCGAGGTACCTCACGCGGGATAACCCCAAACTCGACCCGAAGACTGCGTACGACGTTTCCCCGTTCGTCATTTACACTGGGCTCGCGCCGACGAATTTCTATAACAAGGTCAACGACCTTAGCTTTACGAGCGCCAAAACCCCCTCCCATAACTCGATGGCATCCGGTGCGAATGCCTTTTCCGTGCTCGAAGGACTGCCTCACAACAAGGTTCACAATTGCATTGGCGGAGTAGGCCCGCTCGATCCCGGTCCGTACGGCAACATGACAAACTTCCTGTCGCCGGTGGATCCGGTTTTCTTCCTGCACCACGCCAATATGGATCGGCTCTGGGATGTGTGGACCCGCAAGCAAAAGGCGCTCCACTTGCCGTATTTGCCGACCGGGCAAGACCTGCAGACGCTTTCCAGTGAGCCCTTCCTGTTTTACGTCAACGGCCGAGGCGAGTATGTAGGCAATAGCCAGGCCGGTGAGTATCTCAGCACGGAACGGTTCGATTACGATTACGAACCGGGTTTCGGCGAACTCATCGTTGGACCAGCGAACGGCGGTCCAACGAAAGTTGCCATGACGCCCATCAGAGGGTCCGTTCACCAAGGCACGGTTTCGATCGGAGTACCGACGGAGGCGATCCGGAGCCACCTGGCCGCCGGACCGACGTCCTCCCTCATCGCGGAAGTCACGCTGGCGCGTCCCCGCGAAGGATCGTTGACGCGAGAGTTCGATGTGATCGTCGGAGCCCCGGCCGATGTAATAACCGTCGAAGCCGATAGCCCCTACTATGCCGGCACCGTGGCGTTCTTCGGACAAATGATGAGCATGCCCGGAATGGCCGGCGACGCCACCTTCTCCGTTCCATTACCGAAGACGCCAGAAGCATTTCACACGCTGGGAGCCAATGCGACGACAGCAGTGAACATTCGGTTGGTACCCGCGCACGGCCACGGTGGAAAGCTTCCCGTCCTCAAATCCGCGTTGGTCCGCGGCGGCTAA
- a CDS encoding thioredoxin family protein, protein MKQRKRILGGLAGAALIVSSTTAIAQANREESIYPEPEVAPKEIKAALAKAGREHKRVILDFGGDWCGDCRVLDRFFHQEPNASLVKAHFVLVHVNIGQFDRNQEIAKQYGVPLAKGVPALAVLDAKGHPVFSQKQGEFESMRKMDPASVTQFLKRWKR, encoded by the coding sequence ATGAAACAGCGCAAGCGAATCTTGGGCGGCCTTGCCGGAGCGGCTTTGATTGTGAGCTCGACGACCGCGATTGCCCAGGCCAATCGGGAGGAGAGCATCTATCCGGAGCCCGAGGTGGCTCCGAAGGAGATCAAGGCGGCGCTGGCTAAAGCCGGGCGGGAGCACAAGCGAGTGATCCTGGACTTCGGAGGCGACTGGTGCGGCGACTGCCGAGTGCTCGACCGCTTCTTCCACCAAGAGCCAAACGCGTCCCTAGTCAAGGCGCACTTTGTCTTGGTGCACGTGAACATCGGCCAATTCGACCGAAACCAGGAGATCGCCAAGCAGTACGGCGTTCCCCTCGCAAAAGGCGTGCCGGCTCTCGCCGTCTTGGACGCGAAAGGGCATCCGGTTTTCAGTCAAAAGCAGGGCGAGTTCGAATCCATGCGAAAGATGGATCCGGCGTCGGTGACGCAGTTCCTGAAGCGCTGGAAGCGATAG
- a CDS encoding peptidoglycan-binding domain-containing protein, translated as MGTALAEKHIRIESNKVTVSEIRSMAADPRTGSKERIGLTSLLRAYESRSAFEKLMFEQRLARINDFSHISVVNLTPYPAVLAVHEPAAFGTQPETTYRSEVSRLGIGVSNLVVWKKNTEDLQGSLRALGFYKGGIDGKDGPATRSATKRYQKSRKLEPSGMADAQTLESIKSDTLSADVRAVQAHLGANRELLFLERTSDPSRERFTVILPSGERTLPSESVSSAVRSAIHARSGKGVDEFVIVGEDLTDRQADAVEAAVGGDGGLPPNTRVRVMSGGMDDHGRIDVSFFREQHKVIAVSDPVAVMRGKRRGWFQANVELRNRFKRAREMKIVTRTRDLANAYVTSFRNLIALNDYSDILSLIAGVKANAQRTVKHRAGEARIEFKGRRWFVRLERKGAAARNVC; from the coding sequence TTGGGCACCGCTCTTGCCGAAAAGCACATTAGGATTGAGTCAAACAAAGTCACTGTTTCAGAGATCCGGTCCATGGCGGCTGATCCCAGAACTGGGTCGAAAGAGCGCATCGGACTCACCAGCCTCTTAAGGGCATATGAATCGAGATCCGCCTTTGAAAAGCTGATGTTCGAGCAAAGGCTTGCCCGCATCAATGACTTCAGTCATATCTCAGTAGTTAACCTCACCCCGTATCCTGCTGTCTTGGCGGTCCATGAACCCGCGGCTTTTGGAACCCAACCGGAAACAACCTATCGAAGCGAAGTGAGCCGGCTTGGCATCGGCGTTTCCAATTTAGTCGTCTGGAAGAAGAATACGGAGGATCTCCAAGGCAGCCTCCGCGCCCTAGGCTTCTATAAGGGCGGCATCGACGGAAAGGATGGTCCTGCGACCCGCTCCGCAACAAAGAGATATCAAAAGAGCCGCAAACTCGAGCCTTCCGGAATGGCGGACGCCCAGACGCTGGAAAGTATTAAGTCGGATACTCTCAGTGCCGACGTTAGAGCGGTTCAAGCCCATCTGGGCGCCAATCGAGAGCTACTTTTTCTAGAGCGAACCAGCGATCCTAGCCGGGAACGCTTTACCGTGATTTTACCAAGCGGGGAGCGAACCTTGCCTTCCGAGAGCGTATCTTCGGCCGTCCGGTCGGCAATCCATGCTCGGTCGGGCAAGGGAGTGGACGAGTTTGTGATTGTTGGCGAAGACCTGACCGACCGGCAGGCTGATGCCGTCGAGGCAGCGGTCGGAGGAGATGGCGGCTTACCACCGAACACGCGGGTAAGGGTTATGTCCGGGGGCATGGACGATCACGGACGTATCGATGTGAGCTTCTTCCGTGAGCAACATAAAGTGATCGCCGTAAGTGATCCCGTTGCCGTCATGCGAGGCAAGAGACGTGGATGGTTTCAGGCAAATGTCGAACTGCGCAATCGCTTCAAGCGCGCTAGGGAGATGAAGATCGTGACTCGCACGAGAGACCTAGCCAACGCCTACGTGACGTCATTCCGAAACCTCATAGCCTTAAACGACTATTCTGACATCCTAAGCTTGATTGCCGGCGTAAAGGCAAACGCGCAGCGGACCGTCAAGCACCGCGCCGGAGAGGCACGAATTGAATTTAAGGGCCGGAGATGGTTCGTGCGTCTTGAGCGGAAGGGGGCCGCGGCCCGAAATGTTTGTTGA
- a CDS encoding DUF5996 family protein, with amino-acid sequence MSGEWPELSFEVWADTYATLHMWTQIVGKVCLALTPRSNHYWNIAFQVGASGLITPVMPYGDRSFSVIFNFLEDNLEIHCSDGGLRRLKLEPMSVATFYRRFKVELRSMGIEVKIWPMPVEIPNPIRFTDDEMHASYNDDQVRAWWRAMLAMKPVMEEFRCEFVGKCSPVHFFWGSFDLAVTRFSGHRAPPKPEMGDMYAEAYSHEVISHGFWPGSGPVHEAAFYAYAVPEPAGFATASIEPSAAYYHSELHEYILPYEAVRTASSPEATLLAFLRTTYNAGADLGNWDRKELERWRWARTSKSEAS; translated from the coding sequence ATGAGTGGAGAGTGGCCGGAGTTATCGTTTGAGGTGTGGGCCGACACCTACGCCACGCTCCACATGTGGACCCAGATTGTAGGAAAGGTCTGCCTGGCCCTGACGCCGAGGTCGAACCATTATTGGAACATCGCGTTCCAGGTTGGGGCATCCGGGCTCATCACGCCGGTTATGCCGTACGGTGATCGGTCGTTCTCCGTGATCTTTAACTTTCTCGAAGATAACCTCGAGATCCATTGCTCGGACGGCGGGCTCCGCCGCTTAAAGCTCGAGCCGATGAGCGTGGCGACGTTTTACCGACGATTCAAAGTCGAGCTGCGATCTATGGGAATCGAGGTCAAGATCTGGCCGATGCCGGTCGAGATTCCGAATCCGATCCGTTTCACGGACGACGAGATGCACGCGTCTTACAACGACGACCAGGTGAGAGCTTGGTGGCGGGCCATGCTCGCGATGAAGCCGGTGATGGAGGAATTCCGGTGCGAGTTCGTCGGGAAATGTAGTCCGGTCCACTTTTTCTGGGGAAGCTTCGACCTTGCGGTGACCCGCTTCTCCGGTCACCGAGCCCCGCCCAAACCGGAGATGGGCGACATGTACGCCGAGGCTTACTCCCACGAAGTGATCAGCCACGGCTTCTGGCCCGGCAGCGGTCCGGTACACGAGGCGGCGTTCTACGCTTACGCGGTTCCCGAGCCTGCCGGTTTTGCGACCGCGTCGATCGAACCCTCGGCCGCTTATTACCACTCGGAGCTTCACGAGTACATCCTCCCGTACGAGGCAGTGCGAACCGCGTCATCGCCGGAGGCGACCCTCCTCGCGTTTCTGCGCACCACCTACAACGCGGGCGCTGATCTCGGCAACTGGGATCGAAAGGAGCTGGAGAGATGGCGATGGGCTAGAACAAGCAAATCGGAAGCTTCATGA
- a CDS encoding M13 family metallopeptidase → MIALAIAVALLRSAPDVLQSHIDTSVDPGVDFFQYANGGWFRKNPIPPAESGWGIGNLVRDELYARQLAVNKKAASGRFPEGSDDQKIGDFWVAAMDEAKAEQVGLKPLAPWLTKIDGVATTRDAISVGFALQELGVRPFFNVDVYQDEKRSDVMSLHLSQGGLEMPGRDYYLDSEPRFATIRGEYLKYIAGILELSGGSGSDAPGVLKFETALATVSRKIEELRDTDRNYHMMPLAEVQAKLDPSIPWVEALATWNLRPKEVVVGQPEFFSGLETLLAATPPADLRAYLRFHLVSQFAPYLNKRAEALSFDFNNRTLSGQKEPQPRWKRALEAENSAIGFILGKSFVKEYFPPASKKRYSDLIEAFRRTYAKRIDRLAWMSPATKAKAHHKLATMVKKVGYPDRWKDYSALKIGRSSFCENMIAASQWSFRDEISKFGKPVDRKEWDITPQTFNAYYNPSNNEIVMPAAAFAIPGLKDSEIDEPLLYGNAGASWIGHEMTHGFDDQGRQFDFRGNFADWWTKEDAAQFENRAALMVKQFDGYEPLPGLHINGQATLGENIADYGGLLLGLDAFKESKSYKEGKKIAGLTPMQRFFLGYDLSWLREQTEQSLTRGLKSDVHAPAKWRVNGPLSNLPDFYEAFGVKPGQPMWRDPSLRPDIW, encoded by the coding sequence GTGATCGCTCTCGCTATCGCCGTTGCTCTCCTAAGATCCGCTCCGGACGTTTTGCAAAGTCACATCGACACGTCCGTCGACCCCGGCGTCGATTTCTTTCAGTACGCGAATGGCGGTTGGTTCCGAAAGAACCCGATCCCGCCCGCCGAGAGCGGTTGGGGGATCGGGAATCTCGTTCGCGACGAGCTCTACGCCCGCCAGTTGGCAGTGAACAAGAAGGCGGCGAGCGGGAGATTTCCGGAAGGGTCCGACGACCAAAAGATCGGCGACTTCTGGGTCGCTGCGATGGACGAAGCGAAGGCAGAACAAGTCGGCCTCAAGCCGCTTGCCCCCTGGCTTACGAAGATCGACGGCGTCGCGACTACTCGCGACGCCATCTCCGTCGGCTTTGCCCTCCAAGAGCTGGGCGTTCGGCCATTCTTTAACGTCGACGTCTATCAGGATGAAAAGCGTAGCGACGTGATGTCGCTCCACTTAAGCCAAGGTGGCCTCGAAATGCCGGGGCGCGACTATTACCTGGACTCGGAGCCGCGGTTTGCCACGATACGTGGCGAGTATCTGAAATACATTGCCGGGATTTTGGAGCTGAGCGGCGGGTCCGGAAGCGATGCACCAGGCGTGCTGAAGTTCGAAACCGCGCTCGCCACGGTTAGCCGAAAAATCGAGGAGCTGCGCGACACCGATCGCAACTACCACATGATGCCGCTGGCAGAGGTCCAGGCGAAGCTGGATCCGTCCATTCCTTGGGTGGAGGCGCTCGCGACTTGGAATCTGCGGCCGAAAGAGGTCGTGGTCGGCCAACCCGAGTTCTTCTCCGGGCTCGAGACGCTTCTCGCCGCCACTCCGCCCGCGGATCTTCGCGCCTATCTCCGATTTCATTTGGTCAGCCAATTCGCGCCGTACTTGAACAAGCGGGCGGAGGCGCTGAGCTTCGACTTCAACAACCGCACTTTGTCCGGGCAGAAAGAGCCGCAACCCCGGTGGAAGCGGGCGCTGGAAGCCGAGAACTCGGCGATCGGATTCATCTTGGGCAAGAGTTTCGTCAAGGAGTACTTCCCGCCCGCTTCCAAGAAACGCTACTCGGATCTAATCGAAGCGTTCCGACGCACCTACGCCAAACGGATCGACCGTTTGGCTTGGATGAGCCCCGCCACCAAAGCCAAAGCCCACCATAAGCTGGCAACGATGGTGAAAAAGGTCGGTTATCCCGACCGGTGGAAGGACTATTCCGCACTCAAGATCGGCCGCTCGTCGTTCTGCGAGAATATGATCGCCGCGTCCCAGTGGAGCTTCCGAGACGAAATCTCGAAATTCGGAAAGCCGGTCGACCGGAAAGAGTGGGATATCACGCCCCAGACCTTCAACGCCTACTACAACCCGTCGAACAACGAGATCGTAATGCCGGCGGCGGCATTCGCAATCCCCGGTTTGAAAGATTCGGAGATCGACGAGCCGCTGCTGTACGGCAACGCCGGCGCCTCTTGGATCGGCCATGAGATGACTCATGGCTTCGACGACCAGGGGCGGCAGTTCGACTTTAGGGGGAACTTCGCGGACTGGTGGACCAAGGAAGACGCGGCCCAGTTCGAGAACCGAGCCGCCCTGATGGTGAAGCAATTCGACGGCTACGAACCGCTCCCCGGCCTGCACATCAATGGCCAGGCCACCCTCGGCGAGAACATCGCCGATTACGGCGGTTTACTCTTGGGTCTCGATGCCTTCAAGGAAAGCAAATCGTACAAAGAGGGAAAGAAGATCGCCGGCCTCACTCCGATGCAGCGCTTCTTCCTAGGCTACGATCTTAGCTGGCTCCGGGAACAGACCGAACAATCGCTAACCCGAGGTCTCAAGAGTGACGTCCACGCCCCCGCCAAGTGGCGGGTGAACGGGCCGCTGTCCAACCTTCCGGATTTCTACGAAGCGTTCGGCGTCAAGCCGGGCCAGCCAATGTGGCGCGACCCGTCGCTTCGTCCAGACATTTGGTAG
- a CDS encoding aldo/keto reductase — MNTLRIGTSDLEVSEVSLGCMRIGGMEAAKVDELIQTSLDLGIDFYDHADIYGGGKCEEVFAASVARLGIGRDKLVLQSKCGIRKGYFDFSKEHILTSVDGILKRLDTHYIDVLLLHRPDTLVEPEEVAEAFTTLSQSGKVRNFGVSNFNPGQIELLQASLPMKLQANQLQLSITNTGMIDRGLTVNMKHNNSIDRDGGILDYCRLKKITIQAWSPFQYGFFEGVFIDNDKFPELNKVLGDLSEEYGVTKTGLAIAWIQRHPAKIQSVLGTTNPDRVRQVADACKIQLTRPHWYEIYRAAGNILP; from the coding sequence GTGAATACGTTGAGGATCGGCACGTCAGATTTGGAAGTCTCCGAGGTTTCGCTCGGGTGCATGCGCATCGGGGGAATGGAGGCGGCCAAGGTCGATGAACTCATCCAGACCTCGCTAGACCTGGGGATCGACTTCTACGACCATGCCGACATCTATGGGGGAGGGAAGTGCGAAGAGGTGTTCGCGGCCTCCGTCGCGCGACTCGGGATCGGCCGGGACAAGCTCGTGCTTCAGAGCAAATGCGGCATCCGGAAGGGGTACTTCGATTTCAGCAAGGAGCACATCCTCACCTCCGTCGACGGCATCCTCAAGCGGCTCGATACGCACTATATCGACGTTCTGCTCCTCCATCGCCCAGACACGCTAGTTGAGCCGGAAGAGGTCGCGGAAGCGTTCACCACCCTCTCCCAAAGCGGCAAGGTGCGGAACTTCGGCGTGAGCAACTTCAATCCCGGCCAAATCGAATTGCTTCAGGCTTCTCTGCCGATGAAGCTGCAGGCGAACCAGCTCCAGCTCAGCATCACCAACACCGGAATGATCGACCGGGGCCTCACGGTGAACATGAAGCACAACAACTCGATCGACCGGGACGGCGGAATCCTCGACTACTGCCGGCTCAAAAAGATCACGATCCAGGCGTGGTCGCCGTTCCAGTACGGCTTCTTCGAGGGGGTCTTCATCGACAACGATAAATTCCCCGAGCTGAACAAGGTGCTCGGCGACCTGAGCGAAGAGTACGGCGTCACCAAAACCGGCCTCGCCATCGCCTGGATTCAGCGTCACCCGGCCAAGATCCAATCCGTCCTCGGCACCACGAACCCCGACCGAGTCCGCCAAGTCGCCGACGCCTGCAAGATCCAACTCACCAGACCTCACTGGTACGAGATCTACCGTGCCGCGGGCAACATCCTTCCGTAA